The proteins below come from a single Juglans regia cultivar Chandler chromosome 12, Walnut 2.0, whole genome shotgun sequence genomic window:
- the LOC108997529 gene encoding uncharacterized protein LOC108997529, translated as MASSQLERKHDKDTSGQNPNEKLGDVMSHSFGEGYATRSDDEGFGGIYGGNQSFPQSHTEQNKRIHENHPAYDKTQGSEVKEKEKARNQTSAKS; from the exons ATGGCTAGCAGCCAACTTGAGCGTAAGCATGACAAGGACACCTCCGGCCAGAACCCAAATGAGAAACTTGG GGACGTGATGTCTCATTCGTTTGGCGAGGGGTATGCCACCAGATCGGATGACGAAGGATTTGGAGGGATATATGGAGGGAACCAGTCTTTTCCACAGTCACACACCGAGCAGAACAAGCGTATCCATGAAAATCACCCTG CTTACGACAAGACGCAGGGAAGCGAAgtgaaggagaaggaaaaggCACGAAACCAGACCAGCGCAAAGTCGTAG